A window of Ruania suaedae contains these coding sequences:
- the tkt gene encoding transketolase, with the protein MNAPSPRASTVGWNELDAKAVDTVRVLAADAVEKCGSGHPGTAISLAPAAYLLYQNVMHLDPADPHWLGRDRFVLSAGHSSLTQYIQLFLAGYGLEVEDLAALRTWNSLTPGHPEVHHTKGVETTTGPLGQGVGTAVGMAMAQRRVRGLLDPDAAAGTSPFDHHVYVIASDGDLQEGISSEASSIAGTQELGNLILLWDDNHISIEGDTNVAFTEDVVARYEAYGWHTQRVDWASKDGYVEDVDALAAAIEEAKQVTDRPSFIALRTIIAWPTPGKQGTGEAHGSALGAEEVKGLKEAVGFDPEQHFAVDPEVLAHTRKVGERGAAARAQWDEKVASWAADNPERAALLERMRTHAFPENWDEALPVFEAGESLATRAASGKVLGALAPVLPELWGGSADLAGSNNTTMKGEPSFIPADRSTDKFEGNPYGRTLHFGIREHAMGAIVNGIAMDGLTRPYGGTFLTFSDYMRGAVRLGAVMEAPSIFVWTHDSIGLGEDGPTHQPVEHLAALRAIPGLAVVRPADANETAAAWKAVLERRDGPVGLALTRQGVPTFPRGTEGFATTEGVARGAYVLLESSTAVPQVILIGTGSEVQLAVEAREKLEAEGIGTRVVSAPCLEWFDAQDATYRESVLPPAVRARVSVEAGVAMSWYRYLGDAGRAVSLEHFGASADYKTLYTEFGITADATVAAAKESLAAAS; encoded by the coding sequence TTGAACGCCCCCTCCCCCCGAGCGAGCACCGTAGGTTGGAACGAGCTGGACGCGAAGGCGGTCGACACCGTCCGCGTCCTCGCCGCGGATGCCGTCGAGAAGTGCGGCAGCGGCCACCCCGGGACGGCGATCTCCCTCGCCCCGGCGGCCTACCTGCTCTACCAGAACGTGATGCACCTGGACCCGGCCGATCCGCACTGGCTCGGACGGGACCGGTTCGTGCTCTCCGCCGGCCACTCCTCCCTCACCCAGTACATCCAGCTCTTCCTCGCCGGCTACGGCCTCGAGGTCGAGGACCTCGCCGCGCTGCGTACCTGGAACTCCCTGACCCCGGGCCACCCCGAGGTGCACCACACCAAGGGCGTCGAGACCACCACCGGGCCGCTCGGCCAGGGCGTGGGCACCGCCGTCGGCATGGCCATGGCCCAGCGACGCGTGCGCGGCCTGCTCGACCCGGACGCAGCAGCCGGGACCTCACCCTTCGACCACCATGTCTACGTCATCGCCTCCGACGGCGACCTGCAGGAGGGCATCAGCAGCGAGGCCTCCTCCATCGCAGGCACCCAGGAGCTGGGCAACCTGATCCTGCTCTGGGACGACAACCACATCTCCATCGAGGGCGATACGAACGTCGCGTTCACCGAGGACGTCGTCGCACGCTACGAGGCCTACGGCTGGCACACCCAGCGCGTGGACTGGGCGAGCAAGGACGGCTACGTCGAGGACGTCGACGCGCTGGCCGCAGCCATCGAGGAGGCCAAGCAGGTCACCGACCGCCCGTCCTTCATCGCGCTGCGCACGATCATCGCCTGGCCCACCCCGGGCAAGCAGGGAACCGGTGAGGCGCACGGCTCCGCGCTCGGTGCGGAGGAGGTCAAGGGCCTCAAGGAAGCCGTCGGCTTCGACCCCGAGCAGCACTTCGCCGTCGACCCCGAGGTGCTGGCACACACCCGCAAGGTGGGTGAGCGCGGTGCCGCGGCACGGGCGCAGTGGGACGAGAAGGTGGCCTCGTGGGCGGCCGACAACCCCGAGCGTGCCGCCTTGCTGGAGCGGATGCGCACCCATGCCTTCCCCGAGAACTGGGATGAGGCGCTGCCGGTCTTCGAGGCCGGTGAGTCGCTGGCCACCCGCGCGGCCTCCGGCAAGGTGCTCGGCGCACTGGCGCCGGTGCTGCCCGAGTTGTGGGGCGGATCCGCCGACCTCGCCGGATCGAACAACACCACCATGAAGGGCGAGCCGTCCTTCATCCCGGCGGACCGTTCCACCGACAAGTTCGAGGGCAACCCCTACGGGCGCACCCTGCACTTCGGCATCCGCGAGCACGCGATGGGTGCCATCGTCAACGGCATCGCCATGGACGGGCTGACCCGCCCCTACGGCGGCACCTTCCTGACGTTCAGCGACTACATGCGCGGAGCGGTACGTCTCGGCGCGGTCATGGAGGCGCCGTCGATCTTCGTGTGGACGCACGATTCGATCGGCCTGGGCGAGGACGGGCCCACCCACCAGCCGGTGGAGCACCTTGCTGCGCTGCGCGCCATCCCGGGCCTGGCCGTGGTCCGCCCGGCCGACGCGAACGAGACCGCTGCCGCCTGGAAGGCCGTGCTCGAGCGTCGCGATGGACCGGTCGGGCTCGCGCTCACCCGCCAGGGCGTGCCGACGTTCCCGCGCGGGACCGAGGGGTTCGCCACCACCGAGGGCGTCGCGCGCGGTGCCTACGTGCTGCTGGAGTCCTCCACCGCGGTGCCGCAGGTGATCCTCATCGGCACCGGCTCCGAGGTCCAGCTGGCCGTCGAGGCGCGCGAGAAGCTCGAGGCCGAGGGCATCGGTACCCGGGTGGTCTCGGCACCGTGCCTGGAGTGGTTCGACGCCCAGGACGCCACCTACCGCGAGTCGGTGCTGCCACCGGCGGTCCGCGCCCGGGTCAGCGTCGAGGCCGGTGTGGCGATGTCCTGGTACCGCTACCTCGGTGACGCCGGTCGTGCGGTCTCGCTCGAGCACTTCGGCGCCTCGGCCGACTACAAGACCCTCTACACCGAGTTCGGGATCACCGCGGACGCGACCGTGGCCGCCGCCAAGGAATCCCTGGCCGCCGCCTCCTGA
- a CDS encoding SPFH domain-containing protein produces the protein MDVAVGIGALTLAAVIAAIAVVALIIGLLIFRSWVKVARADEALVVSGVKQRGAEGEPESSVRVVVNGRAVVNPMTQRHEVISLRSRQVTMNAEAQSEDGVTLDVEAVAIVKIGSHPGSVKRAAERFASQDSAIEVFTTEQLEGALRGVVAKLPVIDLMRDRKRFSEQIATDVSVELDEQGLILDSFQIKGITDDVGYIQSLGAPEIQSKRQAAEISETNAERAVRQQQITNEEANLVEQTAYDKNLAASKSEVGRANAQALQAEALAKAEAEQQVLKQEAENTQARLDSEVKRVADAELYRASKDADADAYRVTKQAEAQAAIAAREAEATRVRAEADAEATRLEGEARAQSIRAEAEALSTHQEALLMQRVVDALPNLMAEFAKGYATIGEVTLVSGGGSDSGPSGMLAGESSVAMRGVFDSVRAATGIDLTEVIQGRAVGRAFAEGHGERTARPAAAQPGPAQGTEPTQQDTAQDQQQRPE, from the coding sequence ATGGACGTTGCTGTAGGAATCGGGGCACTCACGCTCGCGGCGGTGATCGCCGCGATCGCTGTGGTCGCGCTCATCATCGGACTGCTCATCTTCCGCTCGTGGGTGAAGGTGGCCCGTGCCGACGAGGCGCTGGTCGTCTCCGGTGTGAAGCAGCGCGGGGCCGAGGGCGAACCCGAGAGCTCGGTCCGGGTGGTCGTCAACGGCCGCGCCGTCGTCAACCCGATGACCCAGCGGCACGAGGTCATCTCGCTGCGCTCGCGGCAGGTGACCATGAACGCCGAGGCGCAGTCCGAGGACGGGGTCACCCTCGACGTCGAGGCCGTCGCCATCGTCAAGATCGGTTCGCACCCCGGATCGGTGAAGCGGGCCGCTGAGCGGTTCGCCTCCCAGGACTCGGCCATCGAGGTGTTCACCACCGAGCAGCTCGAAGGTGCCCTCCGCGGCGTCGTCGCGAAGCTCCCTGTGATCGACCTCATGCGGGACCGCAAGCGATTCTCCGAACAGATCGCCACCGACGTCTCCGTGGAGCTGGATGAGCAGGGCCTCATCCTGGACTCCTTCCAGATCAAGGGCATCACCGACGACGTCGGCTACATCCAGTCCCTCGGAGCGCCCGAGATCCAGTCGAAGCGCCAGGCCGCGGAGATCTCCGAGACCAACGCCGAGCGCGCGGTCCGGCAGCAGCAGATCACCAACGAGGAAGCCAACCTCGTCGAGCAGACCGCCTACGACAAGAACCTGGCCGCGTCCAAGTCCGAGGTCGGCCGGGCGAATGCCCAGGCTCTCCAGGCGGAGGCACTCGCGAAGGCCGAGGCCGAGCAGCAGGTCCTCAAGCAGGAGGCCGAGAACACCCAGGCGCGGCTCGACTCCGAGGTCAAGCGGGTGGCCGATGCCGAGCTCTACCGTGCCTCCAAGGACGCCGACGCCGACGCCTACCGGGTCACCAAGCAGGCCGAGGCCCAGGCCGCGATCGCCGCGCGCGAGGCGGAGGCCACGCGGGTTCGCGCCGAGGCCGACGCCGAGGCGACGCGCCTCGAGGGCGAGGCCCGTGCCCAGTCGATCCGAGCCGAGGCCGAGGCGCTGTCGACCCACCAGGAGGCCCTGCTCATGCAGCGCGTCGTCGACGCCCTGCCCAACCTGATGGCCGAGTTCGCGAAGGGCTACGCCACGATCGGCGAGGTCACACTCGTCAGCGGTGGCGGCTCGGACTCCGGCCCGAGCGGCATGCTCGCCGGTGAGAGCTCGGTGGCCATGCGGGGCGTCTTCGACTCCGTCCGCGCGGCGACCGGGATCGACCTCACTGAGGTCATCCAGGGCCGCGCGGTGGGCCGCGCCTTCGCCGAGGGGCACGGAGAGCGCACGGCACGCCCTGCCGCTGCCCAGCCCGGCCCGGCTCAGGGCACGGAGCCCACGCAACAGGACACGGCGCAGGACCAGCAGCAGCGTCCGGAGTAG
- the tal gene encoding transaldolase, with amino-acid sequence MTDATPSSPAAPSPLSAISQAGVALWIDDLSREGIASGDLAALIADRHVVGVTTNPTIFAGALSAGTAYDEQVRELAAAGAGVEDAVHALTTDDVRLACDIFRPVYDATAGQDGRVSIEVDPRLAHDTDATIEAAHRLWNTVDRPNLCVKIPATNEGLPAITAAIAAGISVNVTLIFSVDRYRAVAQAYVDGLERAQRAGLDITAIRSVASVFLSRIDAKVDAELERIGSPEALALRGRAAIAGARLCYEVFEEVFATPRFAALADDGAHRQRPLWASTGTKDPDYPDTMYVDELVVADVVSTVPRKTLEAVHEHSPATGADVVHGTYDESREVLDAIVRLGVPYEQILTDLETAGVASFEKSWDELLETVRTGLSAAH; translated from the coding sequence ATGACCGACGCCACCCCCTCCTCCCCCGCCGCCCCGTCCCCCCTGTCCGCCATCAGCCAGGCAGGAGTCGCTCTCTGGATCGACGACCTCTCGCGCGAGGGCATCGCCTCCGGCGATCTCGCCGCGCTGATCGCGGACCGGCACGTGGTCGGTGTGACCACCAACCCGACGATCTTCGCCGGCGCCCTCTCCGCCGGTACCGCCTACGACGAGCAGGTCCGTGAGCTGGCGGCAGCCGGCGCCGGCGTCGAGGACGCCGTCCACGCCCTCACCACCGACGACGTCCGCCTCGCCTGCGACATCTTCCGCCCCGTCTACGACGCGACCGCGGGCCAGGACGGCCGGGTCTCCATCGAGGTCGACCCGCGGCTGGCCCACGACACCGACGCCACCATCGAGGCGGCCCACCGGCTGTGGAACACCGTCGACCGGCCCAACCTGTGCGTGAAGATCCCCGCGACCAACGAGGGGCTGCCCGCGATCACGGCCGCGATCGCCGCCGGGATCAGTGTCAACGTCACCCTGATCTTCAGCGTCGACCGCTACCGCGCCGTCGCCCAGGCCTACGTGGACGGGCTCGAGCGCGCACAGCGCGCCGGCCTGGACATCACCGCGATCCGCTCGGTGGCCTCGGTCTTCCTCTCCCGGATCGACGCCAAGGTCGACGCCGAGCTCGAGCGCATCGGCTCCCCGGAGGCGCTGGCCCTGCGAGGACGCGCTGCGATCGCCGGGGCCCGGCTGTGCTACGAGGTGTTCGAGGAGGTCTTCGCCACGCCTCGCTTCGCTGCCCTCGCCGACGACGGTGCCCACCGTCAGCGGCCGCTGTGGGCCTCGACCGGCACGAAGGACCCCGACTACCCCGACACCATGTACGTCGACGAACTCGTCGTCGCCGATGTGGTCAGCACTGTGCCGCGCAAGACGCTCGAGGCCGTGCACGAGCACTCCCCCGCCACGGGCGCCGACGTCGTCCACGGCACCTACGACGAGTCCCGTGAGGTGCTCGACGCGATCGTGCGACTCGGCGTGCCCTACGAGCAGATCCTCACCGACCTGGAGACGGCGGGCGTCGCCTCCTTCGAGAAGAGCTGGGACGAGCTGCTCGAGACCGTACGCACCGGCCTCAGCGCCGCCCACTGA
- a CDS encoding heme o synthase, translated as MSADLSTPDAALEGRRPHGTRVRDRVRAYLALTKPRVIELLLITTVPTMILAHGGFPSWWLIIATLVGGSAAAGSANTLNMVYDRDIDAVMNRTRNRPLVTGEITPRAGLLFGLTLGAFSVAWLWLTVNWVAAALALAANLMYTIGYTMLLKRHTSQNIVWGGAAGCMPVLIGWAAVTGSLAWAPVLLFGIIFFWTPPHYWPLSMKFRKDYADAGVPMLPVVAADARVARQMIAYCAAMVLCSLALIPVAGMGWFYTAAAVASGAWFAGSCVALYRRAVTGTTRKLGAMKVFHASITYLTLVFVAISIDPFLPF; from the coding sequence ATGTCTGCCGATCTGAGCACCCCCGACGCCGCCCTCGAAGGCCGGCGCCCTCATGGCACCCGGGTGCGCGACCGCGTGCGGGCCTACCTCGCGCTCACCAAGCCGCGGGTCATCGAGCTGCTGCTCATCACCACCGTGCCTACCATGATCCTCGCGCACGGCGGATTCCCCTCGTGGTGGCTGATCATCGCGACGCTCGTCGGCGGTAGCGCCGCGGCAGGATCGGCCAACACGCTCAACATGGTCTACGACCGCGACATCGACGCCGTCATGAACCGCACCCGGAACCGGCCGCTGGTCACCGGCGAGATCACCCCGCGTGCTGGATTGCTGTTCGGTCTGACACTCGGCGCCTTCTCGGTGGCGTGGTTGTGGCTGACGGTGAACTGGGTGGCCGCCGCGCTCGCCCTCGCCGCCAACCTGATGTACACAATCGGCTACACGATGTTGCTCAAGCGGCACACCTCCCAGAACATCGTCTGGGGTGGGGCCGCCGGGTGTATGCCGGTGCTCATCGGGTGGGCCGCTGTCACGGGCAGCCTCGCCTGGGCGCCGGTGTTGCTGTTCGGGATCATCTTCTTCTGGACCCCGCCGCACTACTGGCCGCTGTCGATGAAGTTCCGCAAGGACTACGCCGACGCGGGCGTGCCGATGCTCCCCGTGGTGGCGGCCGACGCACGGGTGGCCCGGCAGATGATCGCCTACTGCGCGGCGATGGTGCTGTGCTCGCTCGCCCTGATCCCGGTGGCGGGCATGGGCTGGTTCTACACCGCCGCCGCGGTGGCTTCGGGAGCCTGGTTCGCCGGCTCGTGCGTGGCGCTCTACCGCAGAGCGGTGACGGGTACCACCCGCAAGCTCGGGGCGATGAAGGTCTTCCACGCCTCGATCACCTATCTGACGCTGGTGTTCGTGGCCATCTCGATCGATCCCTTCCTGCCGTTCTGA
- a CDS encoding GNAT family N-acetyltransferase — translation MPAPDMPPVVRRFTREDRAAGRRISAEAFGMPAGGPAPAADEQWPLPGEHHWGSFDGAVLAGQMIAKDFHSWWAGSLVPTIGIAGVTVAAEYRGRGLVEDLFRASLADARDRGGVVSTLFPSAPGIYRSFGYELIGGFDTVRVPTAVAARVPSGEGTRIRRAGPDDVPALRGLYETWAATQSGPLSRRGTTFTGSDQHHLDRFTGVSVVENPSGAVLGYAAWRRGPQEDGALEVAELVALDRHAYRTLWHSLGSHASVMPSLHLKTSGADPARLLLPTTDWDLIGRQDYMLRVDDVPGAFAARRLRGYADLTFAVAGDRLGVLDGTYRLAVEGEESRCEQVPSSTPADAGTFTPQGLALAWSGVQNCATLRMLGHLDGGGPQTDAVLDRLLTGPQVQIRNHF, via the coding sequence ATGCCTGCTCCCGACATGCCGCCCGTGGTCCGCCGCTTCACCCGCGAGGACCGAGCCGCCGGGCGGCGGATCAGCGCGGAGGCCTTCGGGATGCCCGCCGGTGGGCCGGCACCCGCGGCGGACGAGCAGTGGCCACTGCCGGGCGAGCATCACTGGGGCTCCTTCGACGGTGCCGTGCTCGCCGGCCAGATGATCGCCAAGGACTTCCACTCCTGGTGGGCGGGCTCGCTCGTGCCCACCATCGGTATCGCGGGCGTGACCGTGGCCGCCGAATACCGCGGCCGCGGACTGGTCGAGGACCTCTTCCGCGCCTCGCTCGCAGACGCCCGCGACCGGGGCGGGGTCGTCTCCACACTCTTCCCGAGCGCTCCGGGCATCTACCGGTCGTTCGGATACGAACTCATCGGCGGCTTCGACACGGTCCGGGTGCCCACCGCGGTGGCAGCACGGGTTCCCAGCGGCGAGGGCACCCGGATCCGGCGCGCCGGACCCGACGACGTCCCGGCCCTGCGCGGCCTCTACGAGACCTGGGCGGCCACCCAGTCCGGTCCGCTGAGCCGCCGCGGCACGACCTTCACCGGCTCCGACCAGCACCATCTCGACCGGTTCACCGGGGTGAGCGTCGTGGAGAACCCGAGCGGCGCCGTCCTCGGCTATGCCGCGTGGAGGCGGGGCCCGCAGGAGGACGGCGCACTGGAGGTGGCCGAGCTGGTCGCACTCGACCGGCATGCCTACCGCACTCTGTGGCACAGCCTCGGCTCGCATGCCAGCGTCATGCCCTCCCTGCACCTGAAGACCTCCGGCGCCGATCCGGCACGCCTGCTGCTGCCCACCACGGACTGGGATCTCATCGGAAGGCAGGACTACATGCTCCGGGTCGACGACGTGCCCGGGGCCTTCGCGGCACGTCGCCTGCGCGGCTATGCCGACCTGACGTTCGCCGTGGCCGGCGACCGGCTCGGGGTGCTGGACGGCACCTACCGGCTCGCGGTGGAAGGGGAGGAATCCCGGTGCGAGCAGGTGCCCTCCTCGACGCCCGCGGACGCGGGTACCTTCACCCCGCAGGGCCTCGCGCTGGCCTGGTCTGGTGTCCAGAACTGCGCGACGCTTCGCATGCTCGGCCATCTCGACGGTGGCGGGCCGCAGACGGATGCCGTGCTGGACCGCCTCCTCACCGGACCCCAGGTGCAGATCCGCAACCACTTCTGA
- a CDS encoding glucose-6-phosphate dehydrogenase assembly protein OpcA, whose amino-acid sequence MSETTTAEIGARLVALREEGGAVALGRVLTLVIVASGSPVGTDTLIDAANQASKEHPCRVIVVDSDGEHGRAGLNAEIRIGGDAGASEVVLLHPTGDARAELDTLVIPLLLPDAPIVVWWPAQPPEHPGEDPLGRMAQRRISDVGESADAIAQLARLGEKYTPGDTDLSWARTTLWRGITAAAMDGVTSSVRAVTVRGAGHRPSTHLFAAWLATALDLDVSVVDEPEASAITGLDIELADGRITMRRPEGEVVVTIDQPGQPDHQLAMPKRPLQDCLMEDLRRMDPDATYQRAVLHGLPRVRVAS is encoded by the coding sequence ATGTCCGAGACGACCACCGCCGAGATCGGCGCCCGCCTGGTGGCCCTGCGCGAGGAGGGCGGAGCCGTGGCGCTCGGCCGCGTCCTCACGCTGGTCATCGTGGCCTCGGGTTCGCCGGTGGGCACCGACACGCTCATCGACGCGGCCAACCAGGCCAGCAAGGAGCACCCGTGCCGGGTGATCGTGGTCGACAGCGACGGCGAGCACGGCCGGGCGGGCCTGAACGCCGAGATCCGCATCGGCGGTGACGCGGGCGCCTCCGAGGTGGTCCTGCTGCACCCGACCGGTGATGCCCGCGCCGAGCTGGACACGCTCGTCATCCCGCTGCTGCTCCCGGACGCCCCGATCGTGGTGTGGTGGCCGGCGCAACCGCCGGAGCACCCGGGCGAGGACCCCCTCGGCCGGATGGCACAACGGCGGATCAGCGACGTGGGCGAGTCCGCCGACGCGATCGCCCAGCTCGCGCGGCTCGGCGAGAAGTACACCCCGGGGGACACCGACCTGTCCTGGGCCCGGACGACGCTCTGGCGGGGCATCACGGCCGCCGCCATGGACGGGGTGACCTCCTCGGTCCGGGCGGTGACGGTGCGCGGGGCCGGGCATCGCCCCTCGACCCACCTGTTCGCCGCCTGGCTGGCCACCGCGCTGGACCTGGACGTGAGCGTGGTGGACGAGCCGGAGGCCTCGGCGATCACCGGACTGGACATCGAGCTCGCCGACGGCCGCATCACGATGCGCCGGCCGGAGGGCGAGGTGGTCGTCACGATCGACCAGCCCGGACAGCCCGACCACCAGCTGGCGATGCCGAAGCGGCCCCTGCAGGACTGCCTGATGGAGGATCTGCGGCGCATGGATCCGGACGCCACGTATCAGCGGGCCGTGCTGCACGGCCTGCCCCGGGTGAGGGTCGCCTCGTGA
- the zwf gene encoding glucose-6-phosphate dehydrogenase — protein sequence MPTTQNPLRDPADRRLPRIAGPGGLVLFGVTGDLARKKLLPAIYDLANRGLLPPGFGLTGYGRRDWDHDHFRSVAREAIEAHCRTPFDEHVWAQLAKGFRFVQGTFDDEEGFTNLARTVAELDAERGTGGNHAFYLSIPPDKFPQVCEQLSRSGLSTAQPGTWRRVVIEKPFGSDLESARELNDVVEQVFPADAVFRIDHYLGKETVQNLLAMRFANQLFEPIWNANYVDHVQITMAEDIGIGSRAGYYDGIGAARDVIQNHLLQLLALTAMEEPVSFDADALRTEKEKVLSSVRLPADLSRHTARGQYAAGWQGGEQVAGYLQEDGVPPDSLTETYAAIRLDLDTRRWAGVPFYLRAGKRLGRRVTEIAVVFKRAPHLPFDLNETQELGHNALVIRVQPDEGVTIRFGSKVPGTAMEVRDVTMDFGYGHSFTESSPEAYERLLLDVLLGDPPLFPHQREVELSWEILDPIIEAWSEFGQPDQYRAGTWGPASADEMLAQDGRTWRRP from the coding sequence ATGCCGACCACACAGAATCCGCTCCGCGATCCTGCCGACCGCCGGCTGCCCCGTATCGCCGGCCCCGGAGGGTTGGTGCTCTTCGGAGTCACCGGCGATCTGGCCCGCAAGAAGTTGCTGCCGGCCATCTACGACCTCGCCAACCGGGGGCTGCTGCCCCCGGGCTTCGGCCTCACCGGCTACGGCCGGCGCGACTGGGACCACGACCATTTCCGGTCGGTGGCCCGGGAGGCGATCGAGGCGCACTGCCGGACCCCCTTCGACGAGCACGTCTGGGCGCAGTTGGCCAAGGGCTTCCGCTTCGTGCAGGGCACGTTCGATGACGAGGAGGGCTTCACGAACCTGGCCCGGACCGTCGCCGAGCTCGACGCCGAGCGGGGCACCGGGGGCAACCACGCCTTCTACCTCTCGATCCCGCCCGACAAGTTCCCGCAGGTGTGCGAGCAGCTCTCGCGCTCGGGGCTGTCCACCGCACAGCCCGGGACATGGCGGCGAGTGGTGATCGAGAAGCCGTTCGGCTCCGACCTCGAATCGGCCCGCGAGCTCAACGACGTCGTCGAGCAGGTCTTCCCCGCCGACGCGGTCTTCCGGATCGACCACTACCTCGGCAAGGAGACGGTGCAGAACCTGCTGGCGATGCGGTTCGCCAACCAGCTCTTCGAGCCGATCTGGAACGCCAACTACGTCGATCACGTCCAGATCACCATGGCCGAGGACATCGGCATCGGCTCCCGTGCCGGGTACTACGACGGTATCGGCGCCGCCAGGGACGTCATCCAGAACCACCTGCTGCAGCTGCTGGCCCTGACGGCGATGGAGGAGCCGGTCTCCTTCGACGCCGACGCTCTGCGGACCGAGAAGGAGAAGGTGCTCTCCTCGGTCCGCCTACCGGCTGACCTCAGCCGCCACACCGCACGCGGTCAGTACGCGGCCGGCTGGCAGGGCGGGGAGCAGGTGGCCGGCTACCTGCAGGAGGACGGCGTCCCGCCCGACTCCCTCACGGAGACCTATGCGGCCATCCGGCTCGACCTGGACACCCGGCGATGGGCCGGGGTGCCGTTCTATCTGCGGGCCGGCAAGCGCCTCGGCCGGCGGGTCACCGAGATCGCGGTGGTGTTCAAGCGGGCTCCGCACCTGCCGTTCGATCTCAACGAGACCCAGGAGCTCGGGCACAACGCGCTGGTGATCCGGGTCCAGCCCGACGAGGGCGTCACCATCCGCTTCGGCTCGAAGGTTCCCGGCACGGCGATGGAGGTGCGCGATGTGACGATGGACTTCGGGTACGGCCACTCCTTCACCGAGTCCTCCCCGGAGGCCTACGAGCGGCTGCTGCTGGACGTGCTCCTCGGCGACCCGCCGCTGTTCCCGCACCAGCGTGAGGTCGAGCTCTCCTGGGAGATCCTCGACCCGATCATCGAGGCATGGTCGGAGTTCGGGCAGCCGGACCAGTACCGGGCCGGAACCTGGGGCCCGGCCTCGGCGGACGAGATGCTCGCGCAGGATGGACGCACCTGGAGGCGGCCTTGA
- the xerD gene encoding site-specific tyrosine recombinase XerD, which produces MTEPEPSAPEVSPFRAELREYLAHLGVERGLSEHTLAAYRRDLSRYARFLAARGREQVEEVTEADVSAYVEALRAGSDGGHPLSTSSTTRAVVAVRGWHRFVTLEGRSEHDPAATVRPPSGVKRLPKAISVAEVDKLLAGASMAEGVLGLRDRALVEVLYGTGARISEAVGLHVDDVGLDRGAPSLRLFGKGRKERVVPMGRYAVEALEAYLVRARPVLAQTGRGTSLAFLNQRGNPLSRQSAWAVLQAAAERGGVQAHISPHTLRHSYATHLLNGGADVRVVQELLGHASVTTTQIYTLVTPDTLREVYTASHPRARG; this is translated from the coding sequence ATGACCGAGCCCGAGCCGTCGGCCCCGGAGGTCTCCCCGTTCCGCGCGGAGCTGCGTGAGTACCTGGCGCACCTGGGGGTCGAGCGGGGGCTGTCCGAGCACACGCTGGCGGCGTACCGGCGGGATCTGAGCCGGTACGCACGGTTCCTGGCGGCGCGCGGGCGGGAGCAGGTCGAGGAGGTCACCGAGGCGGACGTGAGCGCCTACGTCGAGGCGCTGCGCGCAGGATCGGACGGCGGCCACCCGCTGTCCACCTCTTCCACCACCCGCGCGGTCGTCGCGGTGCGGGGATGGCACCGCTTCGTCACGCTTGAGGGTCGCAGCGAGCATGACCCGGCCGCGACGGTGCGGCCGCCCTCCGGGGTGAAACGCCTGCCGAAGGCCATCTCCGTGGCGGAGGTGGACAAGCTCCTGGCCGGTGCGTCGATGGCCGAGGGGGTGCTCGGCCTGCGCGACCGCGCCCTGGTCGAGGTGCTCTACGGCACCGGCGCGCGCATCTCGGAGGCCGTCGGGCTGCACGTGGATGACGTCGGCCTCGACCGGGGAGCGCCGTCGTTGCGGTTGTTCGGCAAGGGGCGCAAGGAGCGGGTGGTGCCCATGGGGCGCTACGCCGTCGAGGCGCTGGAGGCCTACCTGGTCAGGGCCCGGCCCGTACTCGCGCAGACGGGGCGGGGCACGTCCCTGGCGTTCCTGAATCAGCGCGGCAACCCGCTGAGCCGGCAGAGCGCCTGGGCGGTACTGCAGGCAGCGGCCGAGCGTGGAGGAGTGCAGGCCCACATCTCCCCGCACACGCTGCGCCACTCCTATGCGACCCATCTGCTCAACGGCGGGGCGGACGTCCGGGTGGTGCAGGAACTGCTCGGGCATGCGTCCGTCACGACCACCCAGATCTACACGCTCGTCACCCCGGACACGCTGCGCGAGGTCTACACCGCCAGCCATCCCCGCGCCCGCGGCTGA